The Nitrospiraceae bacterium genome has a window encoding:
- the hemE gene encoding uroporphyrinogen decarboxylase produces the protein MNDRFLKACRREPVDCTPVWFMRQAGRYMAEYRRLRAKHSILEMCKTPELAAEVTMQPIDRFPLDAAIIFADILLPLEPMGLHLEFAEGEGPVIDNPLRDAAAVDRLKQIDGSELQFVMDAISLTRKRLSGRVPLIGFAGAPFTLASYAIEGGGSRNYIHTKQMMYGEPKVWHALMEKFSKVLTSYLRRQIEAGAQAVQLFDSWVGCLSAGDYVEYVKPHVRSIVEGLKDAGVPLIHFGTGTAAILKDMREAGGDVIGVDWRVPLDQAWNTIGHDRAVQGNLDPVTLFGPIPEIERRVADILRRAGGRPGHIFNLGHGILPNTPVEHVAAAIDLVHKLSAR, from the coding sequence ATGAACGACCGATTTTTGAAAGCCTGCCGGCGTGAGCCGGTCGATTGCACCCCGGTGTGGTTCATGCGCCAGGCCGGCCGTTATATGGCGGAATACCGCCGCCTGCGTGCGAAGCACTCCATTCTCGAGATGTGCAAAACCCCCGAGTTGGCGGCCGAAGTCACTATGCAGCCGATCGACCGGTTTCCGCTCGATGCAGCCATCATCTTCGCCGATATTTTACTGCCGCTGGAGCCGATGGGCCTGCATCTGGAATTTGCCGAAGGCGAAGGGCCCGTGATCGATAATCCCCTCCGTGATGCGGCCGCCGTGGATCGCTTGAAGCAGATCGACGGCAGCGAGCTGCAGTTCGTCATGGATGCGATCAGCCTGACCCGGAAACGGCTCAGCGGACGCGTCCCGCTGATCGGGTTTGCCGGGGCGCCGTTTACGTTGGCGAGTTACGCCATCGAAGGTGGAGGGTCCCGCAACTATATCCACACCAAGCAGATGATGTATGGCGAACCGAAGGTGTGGCATGCATTGATGGAGAAGTTTTCGAAGGTGCTCACGAGCTATTTGCGGCGCCAGATCGAAGCCGGTGCGCAGGCGGTGCAGCTCTTTGACAGCTGGGTCGGATGCCTCTCGGCGGGCGATTATGTCGAGTACGTCAAGCCGCACGTCCGTTCGATTGTTGAGGGTTTGAAGGATGCGGGGGTGCCGCTCATCCATTTTGGGACCGGTACGGCCGCGATATTGAAGGACATGCGAGAGGCCGGTGGCGACGTGATCGGTGTCGACTGGCGGGTACCGCTGGACCAAGCCTGGAATACGATCGGCCACGATCGGGCCGTACAGGGCAACCTCGATCCGGTCACGCTATTTGGGCCGATCCCCGAGATCGAACGACGGGTGGCCGACATTTTGCGTCGAGCCGGCGGGCGTCCCGGGCACATTTTCAATCTCGGACACGGAATTTTGCCGAACACGCCGGTGGAACATGTGGCCGCTGCGATCGATCTCGTCCACAAACTCAGCGCGCGTTAA
- a CDS encoding sigma-54-dependent Fis family transcriptional regulator, with protein sequence MSASILIVDDEVSILNSLSSILEDEGYDITVAKSGVEALRLCTSDPPDLMMLDIWMPEMDGLETLRRVRELAPYTQVMMMSGHGSIETAVKAIKLGAYDYIEKPLSLENVTLRVKHALEQHRLEQENRTLRTKVQGKFELVGQAPVMQQLRQLIETAGPTNSRVLIGGENGTGKELVARAIHQHSARASRPFVAVNCAAIPETLIESELFGHEKGAFSGATTMKRGQFEQADGGTLFLDEIGDMSLNTQAKVLRALQEQQFTRVGGTKLIKVDVRVLAASNKDLLKEIEKGAFREDLFYRLNVVPIIVPPLRDRKDDIPLLVKHFLHLHAEEQGLKLKQVSPEAMEVFTHYEWPGNIRELRNLIERLMIMVPGPVIESGHASLALQVRPNLPAAQPAAGAAPVSNLLSKPYDSLRDARNAFEKEFIARKLREHHWNISRTAEDLKIERSHLHRKIKLLDVEMRPES encoded by the coding sequence ATGTCTGCATCGATTTTGATCGTCGACGATGAAGTTTCGATTCTCAACTCCTTGAGCAGCATTCTCGAGGATGAGGGTTATGACATTACGGTGGCCAAGAGCGGCGTCGAAGCCCTGCGCCTCTGTACCTCCGATCCGCCGGACCTTATGATGCTGGACATTTGGATGCCGGAAATGGACGGTCTTGAAACCCTGCGTCGGGTGCGAGAGCTCGCGCCGTATACCCAGGTCATGATGATGTCCGGGCACGGCTCGATCGAGACTGCCGTGAAGGCCATCAAGCTCGGCGCCTACGACTACATCGAAAAGCCGCTCTCGCTCGAGAACGTGACCCTGCGGGTTAAGCATGCGCTGGAGCAGCACCGGTTGGAGCAGGAAAATCGCACGCTGCGCACGAAGGTGCAGGGGAAGTTCGAGCTTGTCGGGCAGGCGCCGGTGATGCAACAGCTTCGTCAGCTGATCGAAACGGCCGGACCGACCAACAGCCGCGTCTTGATCGGTGGAGAGAACGGAACCGGCAAGGAATTGGTGGCTCGGGCGATACACCAACACAGCGCACGGGCCAGCCGGCCCTTCGTGGCCGTCAACTGCGCGGCGATTCCTGAAACCTTGATCGAGAGCGAACTCTTTGGCCATGAGAAGGGGGCGTTCAGCGGCGCTACCACCATGAAGCGCGGCCAGTTCGAGCAGGCTGACGGAGGCACGCTGTTTCTCGACGAAATCGGCGATATGAGCCTCAACACGCAAGCCAAGGTGCTTCGTGCTCTGCAGGAACAGCAGTTCACTCGGGTGGGGGGGACGAAGCTTATCAAGGTCGACGTGCGTGTGCTTGCGGCGTCGAATAAGGATTTATTGAAGGAAATCGAGAAGGGGGCCTTTCGCGAGGACCTGTTTTATCGGCTCAACGTCGTACCGATCATCGTCCCGCCGCTGCGTGACCGTAAAGACGACATTCCGCTCCTCGTGAAGCATTTTCTCCACCTGCATGCCGAGGAACAGGGGCTGAAGCTCAAACAGGTGTCGCCGGAGGCCATGGAGGTCTTCACCCACTATGAATGGCCGGGCAACATCCGAGAGTTGCGCAACCTGATCGAGCGGCTGATGATCATGGTTCCTGGGCCGGTGATCGAGTCGGGGCACGCTTCGCTGGCGTTGCAAGTGAGGCCGAACCTGCCGGCCGCTCAACCGGCGGCTGGGGCTGCACCGGTGAGCAATTTGCTCAGCAAGCCATACGATTCCTTGCGCGATGCCCGGAATGCCTTCGAGAAGGAGTTCATTGCCCGCAAGTTGCGAGAGCACCATTGGAACATCTCGCGCACGGCGGAAGATCTCAAGATCGAGCGCAGCCATTTGCATCGGAAGATTAAGTTGCTCGATGTCGAAATGCGCCCCGAGAGCTGA
- the hemG gene encoding protoporphyrinogen oxidase: MARTPKSVVIIGGGISGLSTAFSLVEQAQSADFPVTCMVLEASPAWGGKIVTHRVGQLVMEAGPDSFLSQKPWALDLCRRVGLTDQLINTNPTPKKASVLCDGRLHELPEGLVTFTPTQLGPLFRSGLLSWIDLARMGCDVLIPPKRSGEDESLAGFFRRRFGQRATERVMEPLMAGIYAGDAEHMSLRATFPKFYELEQTHGSVIRGMMAARRARAQQRPSGNAPRTMFVTLRNGLSDLVTVVAGHLVKAGAVLKAGVQAESMRVRSHKPGRWTYDILCTDGTTLAAEAVVLATPAYISADLVRPLSPVAAGVMDSIPYASTATISLVYRAAEVGNRLEGFGFIVPRAEGRNLIAATWTSQKWPYRASDQDVSVRCYLGGVGREAILDHDDQHLVHCVRSELASIVDLHAEPHYVEVNRWHRAMPQYTIGHLDRLAQLDDALSRFGGLLITGAGYRGVGIPDCIRDGTDIATKALRYLQSAQP; encoded by the coding sequence GTGGCGCGTACTCCCAAGTCAGTTGTCATTATCGGCGGCGGTATCTCCGGGCTCTCGACCGCCTTCTCCTTGGTGGAACAGGCTCAATCCGCCGATTTTCCCGTTACCTGCATGGTACTGGAAGCCTCCCCGGCCTGGGGTGGGAAGATTGTGACCCATCGGGTCGGGCAACTGGTGATGGAGGCAGGGCCGGACTCCTTCCTGTCTCAAAAACCATGGGCGCTGGATCTGTGCCGTCGCGTCGGTCTCACCGATCAACTCATCAATACGAATCCCACTCCGAAGAAGGCCAGTGTCCTCTGTGACGGCCGGCTCCATGAATTGCCGGAAGGGTTGGTTACGTTCACCCCGACGCAATTGGGGCCGCTGTTCCGCAGCGGGCTGCTTTCTTGGATCGACTTGGCCCGCATGGGGTGTGATGTGCTGATCCCGCCAAAGCGATCCGGTGAGGACGAATCGCTGGCCGGGTTCTTTCGTCGCCGATTCGGGCAGCGTGCGACCGAGCGTGTGATGGAGCCGCTGATGGCTGGCATCTACGCCGGCGATGCCGAGCACATGAGTCTCCGGGCGACGTTTCCCAAATTCTATGAACTGGAGCAAACGCACGGCAGCGTGATTCGTGGGATGATGGCGGCGAGGCGAGCCCGCGCGCAACAACGTCCGTCCGGTAATGCGCCGCGCACAATGTTCGTCACCTTGCGGAACGGGTTGAGTGACCTTGTGACGGTCGTGGCTGGGCACCTCGTCAAGGCCGGCGCCGTACTCAAGGCGGGCGTGCAGGCAGAATCCATGCGGGTGCGATCGCATAAGCCCGGGCGTTGGACGTACGATATTCTCTGCACCGATGGGACGACCTTGGCTGCCGAGGCCGTGGTGTTGGCGACACCTGCCTACATCAGCGCCGACCTGGTGCGTCCCTTGAGTCCGGTCGCGGCGGGCGTCATGGATTCCATCCCCTATGCTTCGACGGCGACAATTTCGCTGGTGTATCGGGCGGCGGAAGTCGGTAATCGGCTTGAGGGGTTTGGTTTCATCGTGCCGCGGGCGGAAGGGCGGAATCTGATCGCGGCTACCTGGACCTCACAGAAATGGCCCTATCGCGCCTCCGACCAGGATGTTTCGGTGCGCTGCTATCTCGGCGGTGTGGGGCGCGAAGCGATTCTGGATCACGACGATCAGCATCTGGTGCATTGCGTGCGATCTGAACTGGCCTCGATCGTGGACCTTCATGCGGAGCCCCACTATGTGGAGGTCAACCGCTGGCATCGGGCCATGCCGCAGTATACGATCGGACATCTCGACCGATTGGCCCAATTGGACGACGCCCTGTCGCGTTTCGGTGGATTGCTGATCACCGGGGCGGGCTATCGCGGGGTTGGCATCCCCGATTGCATCCGCGATGGGACAGACATCGCGACGAAAGCCCTGCGATATCTACAGTCCGCTCAACCGTAA
- the mazG gene encoding nucleoside triphosphate pyrophosphohydrolase: MSDDFDNVVSIMARLRAPGGCPWDRKQTHESLKPYLLEETYEVLETIDQGDLPKLKEELGDVLLQVLFHSQIGAEAGSFTIEDVLRVLGDKLVRRHPHVFGEKGDDQSLNSDQVVHRWEEIKRAERKNAGKPDSMLQDVPKALPALLRAYQVQARAARVGFDWPDSPQGLAGVFGKVTEELGELQEAVAAQPAPAPPTPEVEAELGDLLFSIVNLARHLKVNPEDTLRQATNRFTDRFQYIESQAALSGRTMADLTLDQMEAYWTEAKRALAAGAVPPSKGPSSADSTGSPI, from the coding sequence ATGTCAGATGATTTCGACAACGTGGTCTCCATCATGGCTCGGCTCCGCGCTCCGGGAGGGTGCCCCTGGGACCGTAAGCAGACCCATGAGTCACTCAAGCCATACCTACTCGAGGAGACCTACGAGGTATTGGAGACGATCGACCAAGGCGATCTCCCGAAGCTGAAGGAAGAGCTGGGCGACGTGCTCCTTCAGGTCCTCTTTCACAGCCAAATCGGCGCGGAAGCTGGCTCCTTCACGATCGAAGACGTCCTGCGCGTGTTGGGAGACAAGCTGGTCCGCCGCCATCCCCACGTATTCGGCGAAAAAGGCGACGACCAGTCCTTGAATTCCGATCAGGTGGTGCACCGGTGGGAAGAAATCAAACGAGCCGAGCGTAAGAATGCCGGCAAGCCCGACTCGATGCTTCAGGACGTTCCCAAGGCTCTCCCTGCCCTGTTGCGGGCCTATCAGGTCCAAGCCCGCGCTGCAAGGGTCGGTTTCGACTGGCCGGATAGCCCTCAGGGCCTTGCCGGCGTGTTCGGCAAGGTCACGGAGGAATTGGGCGAATTGCAGGAGGCGGTGGCAGCGCAGCCGGCGCCGGCTCCACCGACGCCTGAGGTCGAGGCGGAGTTGGGCGATCTCTTGTTTTCGATCGTGAATCTCGCACGGCATTTGAAAGTCAATCCGGAAGATACGCTGCGCCAAGCGACGAACCGTTTCACCGACCGGTTTCAATACATCGAAAGCCAGGCGGCGCTCAGCGGCCGCACGATGGCGGACTTGACCCTGGATCAAATGGAAGCCTATTGGACGGAGGCGAAGCGGGCGCTGGCCGCCGGCGCCGTGCCCCCATCGAAGGGGCCGTCATCTGCAGACAGCACGGGATCACCGATATGA
- a CDS encoding HAMP domain-containing protein, producing the protein MAERGEIQRMVPPGVIADAPAPATPSIVDSEHRKRHVRPVWIVLILLLPCLALTVYYAQTAIPIGEESDSFLPSTGYAFVLLLVNLDLIGFVVLTLLLSRNLIKAYFERRHRMVGSGFRAKLVAAFIGFSLIPTVLLALVASGLVNKAVDVWFNDQIEHVMKDSYEVARMHHAGHVTLAINSARAISHEIFREELLLPEQRDLLVAAIARKRAEYGTAGIEVFSAKMETLTKSHDPEVPVAVLDLPIGQLVLQVINGKQELTSVQEAQTGRLVRAGVPIASSVRRGEIDGVVVVDAYVPESLLGKMESIGRQYSEYKQMKAMKNPIKAGAYLLVAVITVMILFSATWFGFYVARGITVPIQRLAEATEAIAQGDLSVRIEAKATDEIGTLVESFNRMTADLQGSKGKLEEANVSLRQSNLELDRRRAYIETVVDTIAAGLLSIDRQGIITTFNPSAERILGLWADRFRGRSANEVFKEYKLDLFQSVYDRMLADQRDNIALEGQLDLQGRFLTIGVHCSRMRDESNKDLGFVLIFEDLSELIKAQKAAAWREVAQRIAHEIKNPLTPIQLSAQRLRKKFQDKAPDFDRICDESTQVIVNEVASLKQMLDEFSKFARMPAPHMTMNSFDEVVREVVALYQSAHREVECVVDLDQDLPPFNFDREQIKRVLVNLCDNGIHAMNHKGHLWIRSRYDMKRRRAVVTIADEGTGIAPEDQEKLFVPYFSRKKTGTGLGLAIVRRIITDHDGQIQAGNNQPKGAQFTFELPV; encoded by the coding sequence ATGGCCGAACGCGGAGAGATACAGCGGATGGTCCCTCCTGGCGTGATCGCGGACGCGCCGGCACCGGCGACACCGTCGATCGTCGACAGCGAGCACCGGAAGCGTCATGTGCGGCCGGTCTGGATCGTCTTGATCCTCCTGCTCCCCTGTCTGGCGCTGACCGTCTACTATGCCCAAACAGCGATTCCCATCGGAGAGGAATCGGACTCTTTCCTGCCCAGTACCGGGTACGCCTTCGTCCTGCTGCTGGTCAATCTCGACCTCATCGGCTTCGTCGTCCTCACGCTGCTGCTTTCCAGAAACCTCATCAAAGCCTATTTCGAACGCCGCCATCGCATGGTGGGATCCGGGTTCCGGGCCAAGCTGGTTGCGGCTTTCATCGGGTTCTCGCTGATTCCAACGGTATTGTTGGCGTTGGTGGCCAGCGGGTTGGTCAACAAAGCCGTCGATGTGTGGTTCAACGATCAGATCGAGCACGTGATGAAGGATTCCTACGAGGTGGCGCGCATGCACCATGCCGGGCATGTGACGCTGGCGATCAATAGCGCCAGGGCCATCAGCCACGAGATCTTCCGCGAGGAATTGTTGCTCCCCGAGCAGCGCGACCTATTGGTGGCCGCCATCGCCAGGAAGCGAGCCGAATACGGAACGGCGGGAATCGAAGTCTTCTCCGCCAAAATGGAAACACTCACGAAGTCGCATGATCCGGAAGTGCCGGTTGCAGTACTGGATCTGCCGATCGGGCAGCTCGTCTTGCAGGTCATCAATGGGAAACAGGAACTGACCTCGGTGCAGGAAGCCCAGACCGGGCGGTTGGTGCGGGCGGGCGTGCCGATTGCCTCGAGTGTGAGACGCGGAGAAATCGACGGAGTGGTCGTCGTCGATGCCTACGTGCCGGAGTCATTGCTGGGCAAGATGGAGAGCATCGGACGGCAATATTCAGAATATAAGCAGATGAAGGCGATGAAGAATCCCATCAAGGCTGGCGCCTATCTCCTCGTGGCCGTGATCACGGTGATGATTCTGTTCAGCGCTACCTGGTTTGGGTTCTACGTGGCGCGCGGCATTACGGTGCCGATTCAGCGGTTGGCCGAGGCGACGGAAGCGATCGCGCAGGGCGACCTGTCGGTCCGCATCGAGGCGAAGGCCACGGACGAGATCGGCACGCTGGTCGAATCGTTCAACCGCATGACTGCGGACCTGCAGGGGAGCAAGGGCAAGCTGGAAGAGGCCAACGTCTCGCTGCGCCAGTCCAACCTCGAGTTGGATCGTCGCCGTGCGTACATCGAAACCGTCGTCGATACGATCGCGGCCGGCTTGCTCTCGATCGATCGGCAGGGGATCATCACAACGTTCAATCCCTCGGCAGAGCGAATTCTCGGCCTCTGGGCGGACCGGTTCCGTGGGCGGTCCGCGAACGAGGTCTTCAAGGAATACAAGCTCGATCTCTTCCAATCGGTCTACGACCGCATGCTGGCTGACCAGCGGGACAACATCGCCTTGGAGGGGCAGCTCGACTTACAGGGGCGTTTCTTGACCATCGGGGTGCATTGTTCGCGCATGCGGGACGAATCGAACAAGGACCTGGGGTTCGTGCTCATTTTTGAGGACCTGTCCGAACTCATCAAAGCGCAGAAGGCCGCCGCCTGGCGGGAGGTGGCCCAGCGGATTGCGCATGAAATCAAGAACCCGCTCACGCCCATCCAGTTGTCGGCCCAGCGACTCCGAAAGAAATTCCAGGATAAGGCGCCGGACTTCGACCGGATCTGCGATGAGTCGACCCAGGTCATCGTCAACGAAGTCGCGAGTCTCAAGCAGATGCTCGACGAGTTTTCCAAGTTCGCGCGGATGCCCGCGCCCCACATGACGATGAATTCGTTCGACGAGGTAGTCAGGGAAGTCGTCGCGCTTTACCAGAGCGCCCATCGCGAGGTCGAATGCGTCGTGGACCTGGACCAGGATCTGCCTCCGTTCAATTTCGATCGGGAGCAAATCAAACGGGTCTTGGTCAACCTCTGCGACAACGGCATCCATGCCATGAACCACAAAGGGCATTTGTGGATCCGGAGCCGCTACGATATGAAGCGCCGGCGCGCGGTGGTGACTATCGCCGACGAGGGAACCGGCATTGCGCCTGAGGATCAAGAAAAACTGTTCGTGCCGTATTTCTCGCGCAAGAAGACGGGCACCGGCCTTGGTTTGGCCATCGTGCGGCGCATCATCACGGATCACGACGGGCAGATCCAGGCGGGCAATAATCAGCCGAAAGGTGCCCAATTCACGTTCGAATTGCCGGTGTAG
- a CDS encoding DUF1844 domain-containing protein produces the protein MAEEQDQGFVIRDRRGRTEEPAKPATAPTPPKSQEQSHQAGDHVAMGAQLPVNFASFVISMGSSALMLMGEQLDPQQPALPLNLPQAKEIIDLLSMLEDKTRGNLTPDEQVVMKDMLYALRMKFVSLTSGTSPLHQP, from the coding sequence ATGGCAGAAGAACAGGACCAGGGGTTCGTCATCCGGGATCGCCGAGGACGGACCGAGGAGCCGGCCAAACCGGCGACGGCACCGACGCCGCCGAAGAGTCAGGAGCAGAGCCACCAGGCTGGTGACCACGTGGCCATGGGCGCTCAGCTCCCGGTCAATTTTGCCTCGTTCGTCATTTCGATGGGGAGCTCGGCGCTCATGCTCATGGGTGAGCAACTCGATCCCCAGCAGCCAGCCCTCCCGCTCAACCTGCCGCAAGCCAAGGAAATCATAGATTTGCTCTCCATGCTGGAAGACAAGACTCGGGGGAATCTGACCCCCGATGAGCAGGTCGTGATGAAGGACATGCTCTACGCCCTGCGGATGAAGTTTGTCAGCCTGACCTCTGGTACGTCACCGTTGCACCAGCCATAG
- the hemH gene encoding ferrochelatase: protein MPGPQRPIAVLLMAMGGPDRLENVEPYLKDVRGGRPTPPELVEEIKERYRATGGKSPVLGITREVARKLEQRLNGPGGERYRCYVGLRHWHPFIKEAYSELLDDFPERVIGLCMAPQYSSLSIGAYMNKVEEARAELANETPISFVTSWHRHPLLVAAITDNIQQSLQKFPADVRAKVPVLFTAHSLPERIVAMKDPYPDEVKATAASVCERLGTQPTRFAFQSQGRSGEKWLGPTVEDTLAELEREGHRHVLVAPIGFICDHVETLFDIDIELKRLAQTKGMQLERIPMLNAAPALIDILMAVLEQHEASLVAGSTANS, encoded by the coding sequence ATGCCTGGACCACAACGACCGATTGCCGTGCTGCTGATGGCCATGGGCGGTCCCGACCGCTTGGAGAACGTCGAGCCCTACCTGAAGGATGTGCGGGGTGGTCGCCCTACGCCGCCGGAATTGGTCGAAGAGATCAAGGAGCGGTACCGCGCAACCGGCGGCAAATCGCCGGTGTTGGGGATTACCCGCGAAGTGGCGAGAAAGCTCGAGCAGCGACTCAACGGTCCCGGTGGCGAACGGTATCGGTGTTATGTCGGGTTACGTCACTGGCATCCGTTTATCAAGGAAGCCTACTCGGAATTGCTGGATGACTTTCCGGAGCGGGTGATCGGTCTCTGCATGGCGCCCCAGTATTCCTCGCTGAGCATCGGGGCCTACATGAACAAGGTCGAGGAAGCTCGCGCCGAATTGGCGAATGAGACGCCGATCAGTTTCGTGACGAGTTGGCATCGGCATCCCCTGCTGGTGGCGGCGATTACCGACAACATCCAGCAGTCTCTGCAAAAGTTTCCCGCCGACGTCAGGGCCAAGGTGCCGGTGCTATTCACCGCGCACAGCCTACCGGAGCGAATCGTGGCCATGAAGGATCCGTATCCCGACGAGGTCAAAGCGACGGCCGCTTCAGTGTGCGAACGATTGGGCACCCAACCGACCAGATTCGCGTTTCAGAGCCAAGGGCGTTCCGGCGAAAAGTGGCTGGGGCCAACGGTGGAGGATACCTTGGCGGAATTGGAGCGGGAAGGCCATCGGCACGTTCTGGTTGCGCCGATCGGCTTCATTTGCGATCACGTCGAAACCCTCTTCGACATCGACATCGAGTTGAAGCGATTGGCGCAGACCAAGGGCATGCAGCTCGAGCGGATCCCCATGTTGAACGCCGCCCCGGCGTTGATCGATATTTTGATGGCGGTGTTGGAACAGCACGAGGCGTCTCTCGTGGCCGGCTCAACGGCGAACTCATGA